The following are from one region of the Corylus avellana chromosome ca1, CavTom2PMs-1.0 genome:
- the LOC132184565 gene encoding small ribosomal subunit protein uS11m: MYGYSLSSSIRSRATVRSLISLFGAKPVSLLRCYGGFGQLSAAPRLEEAKPFSTDTPRVAHGSVKSICGGSHSCENCARGGFARISGPSFGLMNARKSFSAPYALSFRSCIFSSSGNNTDTGGNSRSMNFVRGIIEGDGKDFMGGPLHSRYNVEQNADIVHIKLLRNNTFVTVTDSKGNTKCKASAGCVPEMKGGAKLSRYAAEATSEHVGRMSRSMGLKSVVMKVKGFTYFKKKRQAIMSWREGFTNSRADQNPIVFVEDTTRRPHNGCRLPKKRRI, translated from the exons ATGTACGGATATTCGCTCTCTTCTTCCATTCGTAGCCGAGCTACGGTTCGTTCTCTGATTTCTCTCTTTGGGGCCAAGCCCGTATCGCTTCTACGATGCTATGGCGGCTTTGGCCAGCTCAGTGCTGCCCCGAGATTGGAAGAAGCCAAGCCATTCTCTACAGATACGCCACGAGTAGCACACG GTTCCGTCAAGAGTATTTGTGGTGGTTCTCATTCTTGTGAGAATTGTGCAAGAGGAGGATTTGCCAGAATTTCTGGGCCGAGTTTTGGTTTGATGAATGCAAGAAAGAGTTTCTCTGCTCCCTATGCTTTGAGTTTTCGGAGCTGCATATTTTCTTCCAGTGGAAACAATACTGATACTGGGGGGAATTCTAGGTCCATGAACTTTGTTAGGGGAATTATAGAGGGAGATGGGAAGGACTTCATGGGGGGTCCTCTACATTCTCGATACAATGTAGAGCAAAATGCTGATATTGTCCACATAAAGCTGCTCCGTAACAATACTTTTGTTACAGTGACGGATTCTAAAGGGAACACGAAATGCAAGGCCTCGGCGGGATGTGTGCCTGAAATGAAAGGGGGAGCTAAACTGTCTCGATATGCTGCTGAAGCAACTTCGGAACATGTGGGACGAATGTCGCGAAGTATGGGGTTGAAATCAGTTGTAATGAAGGTGAAAGggtttacttattttaaaaagaaaaggcaagcaATCATGAGCTGGAGAGAGGGATTCACTAATTCTCGAGCGGATCAGAATCCAATTGTATTCGTTGAAGATACAACTCGTCGTCCTCATAATGGCTGTCGGCTCCCAAAAAAGCGCCGTATTTAG